Below is a genomic region from Primulina eburnea isolate SZY01 chromosome 9, ASM2296580v1, whole genome shotgun sequence.
GGTTTTCGTCGAGTAATTCTCCGATGCCTCCGACTTGTGCATGACGTCAGTAACTACTGAATTCGACTTATTCGAACCTTCTCAAATTCGATAATCTCTTTTATTTGTGTACATCACAAGTATTTTTGCATAGTAGAATGACTTTACAATTAAGAATAATTCCATTTTCTGCATCAAGACATCACACGGTGGATTGTGGAGGTACGGACAGTTTTTTGAAAATTAGTTTACCAGCAATCAAAATATTATCCAAATACTAAAAGCTTATCACAAGTTCACGACATATGTTTTTCTATTACAAACCGAAAACAAATTGATAATCTATATTATTGGAGTTTATTCACTAGGATTGATTGGTAAAACCTGACATAAAAATTTATCTAATTAATATATGTTAAATGGTTGTCATATTAAGGTTACTATTTTGGAATTTCTCTAAGTTTATCAAAAAAATTGACTGTCAAAAATGACTTTGTAAATACCTTTCAGTACTTGGGAAATCTTTGAAATGGTAAGCAcatgattttattattaacGATGAAAAAATTATCGACCTTGAGGATGTCACAAATATACATATTATCAGGTATAAATCTTCCATCGTACTATTTTAATTGGaagagaaaatatgattttaagaGATTTATAAGTAGATGTGTTCTAAACAAATTAAATTTGGTTGGTGAAGAAGATGGAgtgaaattctcaaattttgattGTCAAGATATTTAATTATCAAAAGATGTGCACTTGTACCTCACATGTATCAACATTTTCACAGGGTCATAAACATACtttttatacttccaaagaGAGCTACTGGAAATTTTTTATTACAAATCTTGTGGCCGCCTACTGATTTCTACTATATATAACACTCAGCCAGTGAGGTTAACAACTTTAAGACGTTCTGAGTAACATGTTCCATTCATATCTTTTTCAAGAGTGAAATTTCACTTAGAAAAACTGTTGCTACTTATTGAACAGTTTACAAAAATTGAGCTTCAAAAAGGACAATGGAAGACATACATATATGCAACCATGTACCCCTTGATCAAAAGATACACTAGCGTACGACAATGCTATGGGTTTTAATAAAGTTGAATTAAAAGCCATCTACCCGATTGAAGTTCAGAATTTTACTGATGCATCAGATTATTAATCAGAAGCTTCTTCTAATCGATCAAGAAACCGTTTGTCAGATGACATCTCTCGGAAAATAGAGCTGTTGTGAGTACATGCAGCTTCAAACTTTGTCCACAGTTCCTTCTTCAAAGTGGTTTCCCCGGGATGCTTTCCCATTCGGAAGGTGTTTGTGGGCTCGTTTATCATCGGGGTGCTTTCAGTAATGTCAAATGTTAAACAAGTACCTGCAGTTGCCCACGAAAAAACCATTTTATGATAGGAAAGTTatatttatgaatgaattttTGCAGTTTATCAAAAAACAAATTATGACCTTGCTGGTGATAATCTTTCGTTGCAATGTGATGGTCGCCTTGATCAAAAGTTCCTTTCATGACAGACAAGTCTGTTGACTGATTGTGAACAGGAGAAGTTTCTTGAAGCAAGCTTTTACCTGTTTGGGCGGCAGATAAAACATCATCATCTGAAGGCTCCATTATAGCACAGGTTTTTGGAGGTGAGACTATCCAATTTGGTGAATCTTCAACCAAATTTATTCGGCTTCCCAAATTATGAGCTAGATTTATTCCAAAAAGCTCAGGGTACTTCAGAGCCAAGTCATTTGAAGATTGACTGTTGGAGGATTCAGAATCTTGGGACTCGCTCGAATTTTGGATTCTGATAGGGAAAGAGGTAGATATATGGACTCCCTGATTTTTCTTCTTGGACAATTCAGATACTGGTTCAAGCAAGATGCAAGTTTTGGGTGGTGATATTTTTAGGCCTGGAGTGAGGGAAAAGATAGAGCAATTTTTTCCGGAAAATTTGGCTGGAGAAGGACACACGGTCTTGAGATTGTTGAATGATTTAGTTACTTCTATATCCAAAACCTTGTTTGAAGTTGGCTTTGGCAAAGCAGATTCAGAAGGATTGTTCTGTAAGTTTCCAACTGAATTGAAAAGAGATACTGGATGGAGAATTTCAGTAGGTTTAACCTGTTCGATTGTAGGAACAGATAGTGCCTGacattttgaagaaaaaaactTTGTTTTAGGAAGTGGCGTGAGGAGAAACAGTTGCCTACCACCCTCTGTATTGCATTCAGCCCGCCATGACACCAGGGGAGATGGTGAGACCAGTGATTCCCACTTGGTCTGCTCTGGGCTTTTTTCAGTGGAAGCATTTGTATCTTCCTCAGTAACACAAACTTCAGTTCTTTCCATTGGCTGCTCGAGCTTATTCTCGGGAATTGTAGATTGATGCGAGAGTGCTTTTTGAAATCTAGTAACCCATGTCTGCAAAATTACCTTTTGAAACCTTAAAAGAGCACAAAATAATGTTGAAGGTGTCACAATATGAAAAAACCAATGAGAGAGGATCAACCTTCAAGGAAGTTCGCATCTCAGACAAGAAATCTGCAAATTGTTTGATTTCTTTCCTCCCTTTCTTGCTCGTCAACTGGAGTGCTTGGACAACTAGTTCGTCTATCTGCAATCCATGTATGAATGCACAAATAATGAAGTAAATTCTATAATGTATCTAATAACATAGATTACCAGAAATTATAATTCCAGTTTTGGAAGGAGGAAGTTcagattaaaaaaatttagatgaAGTGGTGATGCTACATAATTCTAAAAATCTAAAATTGGTATAAATTTACACCAATATTGTGTAGTCTCCCATTAGCAGCAGCATAAGAAAACTTTGGTGCCACAAATTTTCATAGCTGAAAAGGCCAGGATTATTATCTACTAACAGTGCCACGAAAGATTAAAATGAGCTGTAATCCACTTTTGACTAATTTCCACGCAGAGACCCAAGAAGCAGTGAAATCTGCTGATATAATTCAGACTCCCATGATATTCAACACCATAGATTGTCAAAGTCAACAAAATTACATAAAGCTCCTCCAATTGTAGAATTGTTCCATTTCCTATTAAGAAGATGTAATGAAATAACATAAAACTACCGCACCAGTGCAAATACAGGACACAGACCAAAACAGGGTGATGGATGCATGCTCCTTCTCAAGCATGCACAATTCATACTCAAGCATGCACAATTCATAAAACTAACTGCCATCAATCGTCTATCAATCGAGAAATGAATAGAATTCAGTGAAAAAATTGGACTGAAGTGCATTTCTAATGCATGtatccacttacaaaccacgtCCATTTAGAACATTTATGTGATTTTTGTAACTAATTACCATACTCTAGCATGCAATCGTAACGGTTAATAATTGTTTCACACTCTTTCCATCCACCTCCTATTTCTCTCCAATTCCTATCCAAACATCTGTATTGAAATTCAATTCTAGTGCTCTTCAAATTTACTGCTCATTTATTGAATTCCAGACTTGTGGAATTCTGGGCAAGCTAAATGAGTTCGTGTACCACCTAAAACGGTTTccccttcttttttttttaaagtcacATAGAGTTGGTTAATTTTGGCAGCAAAAGGGCTTATAAAAAAGGAAAAACGAATCAGATGCAAATATAATGACAACACCACCCTCTACTGTATCATGtattttcatgtttctatgttaaTCGTATAATTAGATCCATCGTGATTTACATAGCGGAGGAGTCCACAATCAAATCTTCTTCATCGCTCGCAGCTTTGATTCAGAACAGCTTATTAAACGGCCACATTCAAAAGTAAATCAACTCAGAACGCACAAAAAATAGTCAACTTCATAATTAGAATCACCGAACAATTAGCCAGTCAACTCGCATTGGAAACAAAAAAAACCCTAGAGTCTTCAAAAATACCACAAAAAAATAACAATTACACAGTAAATCATAAGTTATTCAATCATATTCCACAAAGAATCAGTTCCATACCTGACGCACGAGTGGTGAGAGGTCGGACTGCACGAGGAAGAGATGATCGATCAAATCGTCTTCCATAAGTTCTCGACTTTCTTGATCGGTTTTTTTGGGGAAATTGGCTGTCTTTTTAGTAGTTTTGGCATTCGAAATGTCCCGAAGTGGCTTACTCATAGTTATGGATCTCATCTTCGCTTTCGTTGCTTCGCTGTTCTTCGGCATCGTCTTCTCCCTCTAAGTGCGtgtattttgtgtgtgtgtgtgtgtgggctAACGGTAACTACGTTTCTTCTCTCTAATTTGAATTCTCTCCACAACCGGGTTTGGGTCGCGGGCTTTCCGAAAAATTTTAGGAGCCCACGAAGATCATCTTGGATGGATAAGAAGAAAATTGTACGGTCGCGGAGAGTTGCGTgtgtatataatttttttaaaaaaatatttttagtaagagaatttaaaatttgacattatttttaaaaattttaatttttatctttcCTTGGTGTGGgagcttttttattttttttttataaatttatataaaaaattgttCCGGATATCTAAAACTATTTATTTAAGTAATTGGAAAAATATATtgtctttttttaaaaagaaaaaagaatatTGATTACCTAATCTAAACTCTCGTAAGTCTGAATCTAGACATGATGCGTTTCAGAAACGTCAATCCGACGGTTAAAATTATCTCGACCTAACCATTACCTTTTTTGGTGGTTCCGGTTACGGATTATGAACTAACTACATgtttgatactcacgggaaatttagggtccgattccagcaagtgtcactaatccAGACACAGGTTCCGAAATtatcctgagcctgaaatcacaaataagatcgttaGGAGGAGGCCaagagggtgtcctggcgtagcccctccgacgctcaagtcagagactgaggatatatgaggggagcagctaagggtgctgctgaaaacaatatagtgaattgAATGCCCGAGTTATACACccgaacctgatatttatagaaaATACCTGGGTCCGTaatgggcctgtcttccatttgggcttGGGATGGACCACGGGCTCCTGGGCTGGATCTTGATGGGTTCAACCCTGGGGTATCAATGGTACTCGTCGACTCATTACCTttctatttaataataataataacttataatttttaaaaaatcgatTGAAAACattactaaattttttttaaaaaaaacacgaCCCACCCACCTTAAGACGGGCCgattaaaaaaaatgtgaaaCCCGCGaaccactttttttttttggaaaaaaccCGCGAACCACTTTTTAAAAATAGGAAATGTGAAAACCATGAACCGCGGTTAACTTTTAAACCGGCGGTTGATCGTTTTACAATTTTCATGGTTAATCGTGACCAGGGCATGTTAGACCGATTCAAAAAAATTCAGAAAGACGAATCCTGCGGCATCCACTTCCGAAGACAAACTTAAATCAGTAGCTAAAATAAATATTCCCAATCCTCCCAGCGCGTAAAAAATCCCTCGAATCCACAGTGAGAAATCAAAAAATAGTAGCCGAAACTCTGCTTAATTCCATAAAAATGCTAGCGAATtcagttttcttcaaagaaatcaAGATTCCCCAGCAGAAAACCTACGGCGGAGTTGTCTTTCCCGCCGCGTTGATCCCCACGGCACCGGAATCCCATGATCCGTCGGCTTTGACGGCGGCCATCAAATATCAGAAGCCGTGGCTTAACTCCCTTCTGCACAGGCACGGGGCTGTTTTGTTTAGGGGGTTTGATTCCCTATCGAAGGCTTCGGACTTCAACGACGTCGTCGAGGCGTTTGGGTACGAGGAGCTTCCTTATGTGGGCGGCGCTGCTCCGAGGACTAACATCGTTGGTCGAGTTTTCACGGCGAACGAGTCTCCGCCCGATCAGAAAATCCCTTTTCATCATGAAATGGCTCAGGTTGATTGATTCATCTGTCTCGTGATTAATTTTGGAACTTGGAATGTTATAATTCGTGTTCTTGCAATATTCATCTGATTCATATGGTTTTTTTGTGGCGATGATTGTTCTGGTGTAGTGTTTGATTGATTCAAGTTTTCATTTTGCCCGTGTATCCGCCAACGGAGATGGTAGATATATGGATTACAATATTTTTGGGGATAACATCAATTTTGGCCCTCAAAGTATGCCAttgaattaaattttggagttcgattattttaaaaataaatcttaTCTGGGTctattgcaaaaaaaaaaaatgttacttATTCTTGTAAATACGAGCAGAGTTGAATTAAATGGTTGGAGATAGATGTTGTATTTGGTGCAAAAATCGTAAAATTTGCACCAAAATAGATTTTGTGGTTGGAGATGGACCAAGAGTGATTTAGTCAAATCAAAATGTCATTTTTCAATTTTGAATGTCAAAAATTATTATGTTTCTTTCTTCCTCGACAATATTTtgtaaaaagaaaaacaaaataccTTTTCATtacatcaaaaataatatttcaacttTGAAGTCTCTAATCTTAGGATTATCTCATGCATGGTGCACAAAAAGTAGGTGTGTTATGGAAAATTTGGGATTTTTCATTCGAACTGTTATGGTCAATCGGCTCTGGTTAGGTTATTACTTG
It encodes:
- the LOC140841144 gene encoding uncharacterized protein isoform X2, coding for MPKNSEATKAKMRSITMSKPLRDISNAKTTKKTANFPKKTDQESRELMEDDLIDHLFLVQSDLSPLVRQIDELVVQALQLTSKKGRKEIKQFADFLSEMRTSLKTWVTRFQKALSHQSTIPENKLEQPMERTEVCVTEEDTNASTEKSPEQTKWESLVSPSPLVSWRAECNTEGGRQLFLLTPLPKTKFFSSKCQALSVPTIEQVKPTEILHPVSLFNSVGNLQNNPSESALPKPTSNKVLDIEVTKSFNNLKTVCPSPAKFSGKNCSIFSLTPGLKISPPKTCILLEPVSELSKKKNQGVHISTSFPIRIQNSSESQDSESSNSQSSNDLALKYPELFGINLAHNLGSRINLVEDSPNWIVSPPKTCAIMEPSDDDVLSAAQTGTFDQGDHHIATKDYHQQGTCLTFDITESTPMINEPTNTFRMGKHPGETTLKKELWTKFEAACTHNSSIFREMSSDKRFLDRLEEASD
- the LOC140841144 gene encoding uncharacterized protein isoform X1; its protein translation is MPKNSEATKAKMRSITMSKPLRDISNAKTTKKTANFPKKTDQESRELMEDDLIDHLFLVQSDLSPLVRQIDELVVQALQLTSKKGRKEIKQFADFLSEMRTSLKTWVTRFQKALSHQSTIPENKLEQPMERTEVCVTEEDTNASTEKSPEQTKWESLVSPSPLVSWRAECNTEGGRQLFLLTPLPKTKFFSSKCQALSVPTIEQVKPTEILHPVSLFNSVGNLQNNPSESALPKPTSNKVLDIEVTKSFNNLKTVCPSPAKFSGKNCSIFSLTPGLKISPPKTCILLEPVSELSKKKNQGVHISTSFPIRIQNSSESQDSESSNSQSSNDLALKYPELFGINLAHNLGSRINLVEDSPNWIVSPPKTCAIMEPSDDDVLSAAQTGKSLLQETSPVHNQSTDLSVMKGTFDQGDHHIATKDYHQQGTCLTFDITESTPMINEPTNTFRMGKHPGETTLKKELWTKFEAACTHNSSIFREMSSDKRFLDRLEEASD